From the genome of Reyranella humidisoli:
GGCGCCGCTGGTGCCGAAGGACCGCGTGCTCGTGGCCGAAAGCGGCCTCGGCTCGCCTGCGGATCTCGCGCGCATGGCCCGCGTCGGCGCCTCGTCGTTCCTGATCGGCGAGAGCTTCATGCGCAAGCCCGACGTCGAGGCGGCAGTGCGCGAGATCCTGGTGCGCGAGGCGGCATGAAGCGCAAGGCGACGCTCACCCATTTCGACGAGGGCGGCAACGCCCGCATGGTCGATGTCGGGGACAAGGAGATCACCGAACGCGTCGCCGTCGCGTGCGCCAGCGTGACCATGCAGGCCGCGACGCTCAAGCTGATCCGCGACAAGAAGGCCAAGAAGGGCGATGTGCTGGCGGTGGCCCAGCTCGCCGGCATCATGGCGGCCAAGAAGACGCCCGACCTGATCCCGCTCTGCCATCCGCTCTCGCTGTCGTCGGTCGACGTGAAGCTGTCGCTCGACCCGAAGCGCAAGGCCGTCGACATCGAGGCGACCTGCAGGCTGAAGGGCCGCACCGGCGTCGAGATGGAGGCGCTTACGGCGGCGTCCGTCGCCGCCCTCACCGTCTACGACATGTGCAAGGCGGTCGACCGCGGCATGGTGATCTCCGAGGTGAAGCTCCTCCACAAGTCCGGCGGCAAGTCGGGGACATGGGAAGCTCGATGAAGCCGGGAATGCTCTCCGTTCGTGATGCCCATGCCCGCGTGATCGCGGCCTTCGAGGCGCTTCCCTCGGAAACCGTATCCGTCGCCGACGCCGCCGGCCGCGTGCTCGCCGTGCCGCCGCGGGCGCGGCTGACGCAGCCGCCGGCCGACCTCTCGGCGATGGACGGATATGCGGTGCGCGCCGCCGACGTGTCCGCCGTCCCGGCGGTGCTGACGCTCGTGGGCCAGGCACCAGCCGGTGGGTCCTACGACCACGCGCTGCAGCCCGGCGAGACCGTGCGCATCTTCACCGGCGGCCCCCTGCCGATGGGCGCCGATTCGATCGTTATTCAGGAAGACACGAAGGCGGATGGGCCGAGGATCACCATCCTCGAGGCGCCCAGCGTCGGGCGCCACATCCGCAAGGCCGGGCTCGACTTCAGTGCGGGCGATTCGCCGCTGGAGGCAGGCCGGACGCTCACGACGCGCGATGTGGCGCTGGCGGCCGCCATGAACCATCCATGGCTCTCGGTCCATCGCAAGCCGCGCGTCGCGATCCTCTCGACCGGCGACGAACTCGTGATGCCGGGCGAGCCGGTCGGCCGGAACCAGATCGTCTCCTCCTCGGGCATTGCCGTCGCGGCCCTCGTGCGTGGCTGGGGCGGCGAGCCCACCCTGTTCGACATCGCACGCGACGACGCGAAGCTGATCGAGCGCTGCATCGAAGCCGGCGCGCAGCATGACCTGCTGATCACCCTGGGCGGCGCCTCCGTCGGCGACCACGATCTCGTCCAGGACGCGCTGAAGGCGCAGGGCTTCGACATGGATTTCTGGAAGATCGCCATGCGCCCCGGCAAGCCGCTGATGTTCGCCGCGCGTGATCGCGCCCGCGTGCTCGGCCTGCCGGGCAATCCCGTCTCCACCATGGTCTGCGCGCTCCTGTTCCTGAAGCCGGCGCTCGAGCGCATGCTGGGCCAATCCGGCGATCTCGCGCGCACCGTGCCCGCCCGCCTCGCGGTCGACGTGAAGCAGAACGACCAGCGCGAGGACTATGTCCGCTCGCGTCTCGCTCGTTCCGGCGACGGATCGCTCACCGTCGACCCGCATCCCGTTCAGGACAGTTCGATGCTGTCGGTGCTGGCGGCATGTGATGGCCTGATGATTCGTCCGGCCCACGATCCCGCGCGCAAGGCGGGAGACACCGTGCAGGTTGTCGATCTCCAAAGCCTTTCCGGCGGCTACTGATCCCGGTTCTCCTTGGGATAAGTTGACGTTTATGCGGAACTAAACTAGAACATGTGCCGGGTTTCAGGATTTGTTCCTAAATCCGGTAGGCGTTCTGGGGAGAAGACGGTGCTAACCCGCAAGCAAAACGAACTGCTCCTGTTCATCAACAAGCGGCTCAACGACGATGGCGTGTCTCCTTCCTTCGACGAGATGAAGGAAGCGCTGCGGTTGAAGTCCAAGTCGGGCATCCATCGCCTGATCACCGGGCTCGAGGAGCGCGGCTTCCTGCGGCGGCTGCCCCATCGCGCGCGCGCGCTGCAGGTCGTGAAGCTGCCCGAGAGCGCGGCCCTCCCGGCACCGAACGTGACCCCCCTGCTGGCCGACGCACGCCGTGCCGGCTTCTCCGAAACCCGCGAAGGCTTCGTGCCCCAGATCGTGCGCGCCGACCGCGTGCCGCTGGCCGGCGCCATCCAGGCCGCCAATGAGGCCCAGGCTCTCAGCCTCCCGCTCTATGGCCGGATCGCCGCCGGCACACCGATCGAGGCGCTGCGCGATAATTCCACGACCGTCGACGTTCCCGTCTCACTGCTGGGCTCGGGTGCCCATTATTGCCTGGAGGTCCAGGGCGACTCGATGATCGACGCCGGCATCCAGAACGGCGACATCGCCATCATCAAGAGTTCCGACACCGCCGAGACTGGCGAGATCGTCGTGGCGCTGATCGACGACACCGAGGCGACGCTGAAGCGTCTGCGCAAGAAGGGCGCGTCGGTCGCGCTCGAGCCCGCCAACGCCGCCTACGAGACGCGGATTTTCGGACCCGACAGGGTCAAGATCCAGGGCCGCCTCGCCGGACTCTATCGCCGCTATCACTGACCGGAACGTCAGCGTCAGGCACCCGGTGCCTTGACCGCGCCCTGGCGCATCGAACTGTTGGGCACCCATGGACGGTCACCGCGGCGGCCGTTGGAGGTCTCGCGCCTCACCGTGAGATCGTCCAGCCACAGCGCATGCGCTCCTTCCTTCCAGGCGTCGCGCCGATCGATCACGAGGCGCGGTCCTCTGCAGCGCGCCTGAGCGTCGACAGTCGCGAGCACGATGTCAGCCGAGCCGCAGGCCTCGGCGAGCCGCCTCTCGTCGCTCACCATCGCGATGCGCCACGGTCCCTTGCGCCATCGACAGAGACCGGTATTGCAGCCGAGGCCGGACGCCTGCTCGTCGGCGCTGACGGTCCAGCGTTTGGCGCCCTCCTGCCCCTGCCGCCGTGCCCACGAATCGCTCACGAACCGGTCGGTTCGTGCCGAGGCCACGTGGACGACGCCTTTCTCGTCGCGCAGGCCAAGCACGCGACCGTCCTCACTCATCAGCAGGTCGGGCGCGGGCGGCGGACCGAGCATCAGGCCAATCACGACCACGGGCAGTCCGGCATAGCGCCAGCGTCTCTGCCACAGGCAGAGCCACAGACCGCCGGCCGTGAGCAGCCACAGGCTCGCACCGGGCAGCGACGGCACAAGAACCGCGGATTCGGGCCACGCCGCGACATGGAAGGCGATGGCGTTCAGCGCATCGACGCCCCAGCCCATCGGCACCAGCGCGAAGGCTTCCAGACCGAACGGCATCAGCAGCATCGCCAGCAGGCCCCACGGCATGATCCAGAAGCCGGTGAGCGGCACGCCCAGCAGGTTGGCGACGACGCCGAGCAATGACAGGCGGTTGAAGTGGTAGGCCGCGAAGGCGCCAGTGGCGACCGAGGCGATCAGGGTCGTGAGGAGGCTGGCAGCGATCGCCGCGCCGATGCGCCATGCCCAGCGATGATGCGAGAGTTCGGCTCGCTCGTGCAGGCGGCGACGCAGGGGCGCCGCAGATTCCCAGCCGGCAATCAAGGCGACGACGGCGGCGAATGACATCTGGAAGGACGCGCCGGTCAGCGATTCCGGCGCGATGAGGAGGACGATCACCGCCGACCAGGCAACAAGCCGCAGCGACAGTGCCGTGCGGTCGAGCAGGATGGCCAGCAGCGCGAAGGCCGCCATCGCGCAGGCGCGTTGCGCCGGCACGGGAGCGCCCGCGAGCGCCGTGTAGAACAGCGCCGCCATCAGCGCGAGCACGGCCGCCACCTTCTTGGCGTCGATGCGCAGAGCCAATGCCGGCGCGAGTGCGATGCCGTAGCGGACGATGCCCATCACGAGGCCGACGACGAAGACGATGTGCAGGCCCGAGATCGACAGGATGTGCGCCAGGCCCGAATCGCGCATCGCCTGCGCCACGTCCTTGTCGACGGCGGTCTGCTCACCCACCAGCAGCGACGCCACCACACCGCCCGCGGGCCCCGGCAGCACCTTCAGGATGCGCGCGGCCAGATCGGTGCGTAGCGCGTCGAGCGTGCGCACGAAGCCGTCGGGCTTGCCGCGCTCGATCACCGTCGCGGGCGCCAGCGCGTAGCCGACGGCGCCGAGCTGCTGGTACCAGGCGACGCGTTGGAAATCGAAAGCGCCGGGCGACGCGGGGCCGGCCGGCGGCGAGAGATTGGCCAGAACCAGCAGCCGGTCGCCGATGGTAAGCGGTGGCGCACCGCGATTCAGCGTTACGCGCACCTTCGCCGGCATCATCTCCGGCGGCGGCACGCCGTTGCCCCTGAGGCGCACGGCTTCGAGCACCACGCGCACGCCATCGGGCAGCCGCTGGATGTCGCTTACTCTTCCCTCGACGTTGAGGCTGAACAGGGGGCGACTGAGCGTGGGAGCCGCGAGGCTCGCGGTGCGCCAGGCAACAAGGCCCAAGCCCGTCGAGGCGGCAACCGCGCCGATAGCCAGCGCCCGCGCCAGACTTCCCGCGGGCGACAGGACAGCGAGAGCCGTCGCAACGGCCGCCAGTGCCGGCCCTAGCCAGAGAGCGGGTTCACTCGGCAGTTCGAAATAGACAGCGATGCCCAGCCCCAGCGCGACGGGCAGCCACAGCATCCACCGGCCGCGCTCGGCGTCCAGCTGCTCCAGAATCCAGACGCGTGGGTTTGACACGTTTGGGACGCTCGCCTACCTACGGCGCGCTTTTTAGCCCTAAATGCGGCGAAATCGCACTCACCCCGCACAAGTTCCCAGGCCGATGACCGTCGTAACCCGCTTCGCCCCCTCGCCGACCGGCTACCTTCACATCGGCGGCGCCCGCACCGCCCTGTTCAATTGGCTGTTCGCCAGACACCACGGCGGCAAGTACCTGCTGCGCATCGAGGACACCGATCGCGCGCGCTCGACGGAGCCCGCGATCGCCGCGATCCTCGACGGCCTGTCGTGGCTCGGCCTGCCCTGGGACGGCGAGGTCACCTACCAGTTCTCGCGGGCCGCGCGTCACGCCGAAGTCGCGCTCGAGATGCTGACCAAGGGCCATGCCTATCACTGCTATGCCTCGCCGCAGGAGCTCGACGAGATGCGCGCGGCGCAGAAGGCTGCCGGCAAGCCGATGCGCTACGACGGCCGCTGGCGCGACCGCGACCCGAAGGAGGCGCCCGCCGGCGTGAAGCCGGTCGTTCGCCTGAAGGCGCCGCAGACCGGCCAGACTGTCATCAAGGACGCCGTGCAGGGCGAGGTTACTGTCGAGAACGCCCAGCTCGACGACATGATCATGCTGCGCGCCGACGGCACGCCGACCTACATGCTGGCCGTCGTCGTCGATGACCACGACATGGGCGTGACGCACGTGATCCGCGGCGACGATCACCTGAACAACGCTTTCCGCCAGCTCCAGATCATCCGCGCCATGGGCTGGCCCGAGCCGGTCTACGCCCATATCCCGCTGATCCACGGACCCGACGGCGCCAAGCTCTCCAAGCGCCACGGCGCGCTCGGCGTCGACGCCTATCGCGACATGGGCTTCCTGCCGGCGGCGCTGCGCAACTATCTGCTGCGGCTGGGCTGGGGCCATGGCGACGACGAGATCATCTCGACGGCGCAGGCGATCGAATGGTTCGACCTCGACGGCGTCGGCCGCTCGGCCTCGCGCTTCGACATGGCCAAGCTCACCAACCTCAATGCGCACTACCTGCGCGAGACGCCGGATGCCGAGTTGCTGCCGCTGGTGCTGCCGCGCATCGAGGAGAAGCTCGGCGGCAAGGTCGACGACGCCGGCCGCGAGCGCATCTTGCGCGGCCTGAACGGCGTGAAGCCGCGCGCACGCACGCTGGTCGAACTCGCGGACAGTCTTGCTTTCTACGCACGCACCGGCGCGCCGCCGATCTCCGACGACAAGGCGCTCGGCGTGCTGACGCCCGACGCCCGTACCGTCATGGCCAAGCTCGCGCCGGCGCTGGAGCCGCAGGCGAGCGACTGGAGTGAAAAGGCGATCGAAGAAGCCGTGCGCAAGTTCGCCGAGGAGAACGGGCTGAAGCTCGGCCAGGTCGCACAGCCGCTCCGTGTCGCGCTGACCGGCTCGACCACTTCGCCCGGCATCTTCGAAGTGCTGGCCGCGCTCGGTCCCGCCGAGAGCAAGGTGCGATTGCTGGCGGCTGCCGCTTGATCGGGAGACAGGTAATGGATGACAAGAAGCCGATGCCGGAGGCCACTGGGAACGAAGAGGCCCGGGATTTCATTCGGGACCTCGTTCAATCCGATCTCGCCCGCGGACAAGTGCAGAGCATCGTTACGCGCTTTCCACCGGAACCGAACGGCTATCTGCATCTTGGCCACGCAAAGTCCATCTGCCTGAATTTCGGAATTGCGACCGAGTATGGCGGCCGCTGCCACCTTCGCTTCGACGACACCAACCCCGTGAAGGAGGAGCAGGAGTACATCGACGGCATCAAGCGGGACGTACGGTGGCTCGGCTTCGACTGGGGCGAGCATCTGCACCATGCGTCGGACTATTTCCAGACATTGTACGACTGGGCCGAGCATCTCATCCGCTCCGGCCTCGCCTATGTCGACGACACCCCGCCCGACGAGATGCGGGCAATGCGCGGCACGCTGACCGAACCGGGCCGCGCCTCGCCAGATCGCGACCGCTCGGTGGAAGCGAATCTCGCCCTGTTTCGCGACATGCGCGCCGGCAAGTTTCCCAACGGCGCCTGCGTGTTGCGCGCAAAGATCGACCTTGCGTCCGGCAACATCAACATGCGCGATCCCGTCCTGTATCGCATCCTGCACACGTCTCACCCGCGTACGGGCACTGAGTGGTGCATCTACCCGACCTATGATTTCGCGCATGGCCAGTCCGACGCCCTGGAACATGTCACGCACTCGCTTTGCACCCTGGAATTCGCGGACCATCGTCCCCTCTACGACTGGTTCCTCGACCACCTGCCGGTGCCGGCGCGGCCGCGCCAGACCGAATTCGCCCGCCTCAATATCGGCTACACCGTCCTTTCCAAGCGCCACCTGACCGATCTGGTACGGCGCGGCATCGTGAACGGTTGGGACGATCCGCGCATGCCGACCCTGGCAGGCCTGCGCCGCCGCGGCGTGCCGCCGAAGGCGATCCGCGACTTCGTTCGGCGCATCGGCATGTCCAAGGCCAACAGCGTCGTCGATCTCGCCATGTTCGATCACGCGATCCGCGACCATCTCAATCAGGTGGCGTATCGGCGCATGGCCGTCCTGCGGCCTCTCAAGCTGGTGATCGAGAACTTTCCCGAAGATCACGTCGAAGAGCTGGAGGCCGTCAACCATCCGGGGGATCCGGCCGCCGGCACGCGCACTCTTCGCTTCGGCCGGGAAATCTTCGTCGAGCGCGACGACTTCATGGAGAATCCGTCGAACAAATTCTTCCGGCTGGCGGTGGGGCGGGAAGTCAGGCTGCGCTACGCCTATCTCGTCACCTGCCGCGAGGTGGTCAAGGACGCCGACGGCAACGTGGTCGAACTGCGCTGCACCTACGATCCGGCGAGCCGCGGCGGCAACGCGCCGGACGGTCGAAAGGTAAAGGCCACCCTGCACTGGGTGTCCGCCCGGGATGCACTTCCCGCCGAAGTCCGATTGTACAGCACGCTCTTCAACCGCCCTGACCCGGGCGCCGGTGGCGATCTCGACGCCGACCTGAATCCAGGCTCGCTCGAAGTCCTGTCGGGCGCACTGCTGGAGCCTTCATTGGCAGAGACGCCTGAAGGGGAAGCGGTGCAGTTCGAGCGGCTGGGCTATTTCTGCCCGGACATGGCGAGCCAGTCGAAGGCTCTGGTGTTCAACCGCACGATCGACCTGCGGGACACTTGGGCAAAGGTTCAGGTCCAGAGTTAAGAGTAGCGGTGCCTGGAGACGAGGCGCGATTGCGGGCGGCTACCGGATAGAACCCGATGCTCGCGGCCGTCAGGCTCTGTCGATGAGCACGCATGTCTGGATCTGGTTGCTGTCGCTGTCCGTCCTGTGGGGCGGATCGTTCTTCTTCGCCAAGGTGGCGCTGGCCGAACTGCAGCCGCTGACGGTGGTATTCTGCCGTGTCGCCTTGGCGGCCCTTGCACTGAACGTCGTGCTCGTCATGGCCGGCCGGCCACTCTTCCGGCGTGGCACGCCGTGGCGCTCCTTCGCCGCGATGGGCACGCTCAACAATCTCCTGCCCTTCGGCCTGATCTTCTGGGGCCAGACGCAGATCGCCTCCGGTCTCGCCTCGATCCTGAACGCGACGACGCCCCTCTTCAGCCTGCTGGTCGGACACTTCATCGCACGCGAAGAACGGATCGGCGGACTCAAGTTCGGAGCCTTGCTGCTCGGTCTCGGCGGCGTCGCGGTATTGATGGGGCCTCGGGCGATCATCGCAGCGCCAGACATCGCCGGTCAGCTCGCCTGCCTTGGCGCTGCTCTCTCCTATGCCTTCGCCGGCGTCTTCGGACGGCGCTTCAGCCGATTGGGGGTGGCGCCGCTCGACGCGGCGGCCGGCCAGGTCACGGCAAGCGCCATGTTGATTCTGCCGATCATGCTGACGGTCGACCGGCCCTGGGAATTGACGGCCCTGCCTTCGTTCTCAACCTGGTCGGCGCTCTTGGGCCTCGCTCTGCTGTCGACCGCGCTCGCATATGTCCTGTATTTCCGCATTCTTGCAGTGGCCGGACCGACCAACTTGCTCCTGGTGACGTTCCTGATACCAGTGACGGCGATCGGACTCGGCGCATTGGTCCTCGGCGAGCGGCTGCAGCCGCAGCAGTTTGCCGGCATGCTGCTGATCGGGCTCGCCCTGGTTCTTCTCGATGGCCGCCTGCCGCGTTTTCTACGCCTCGCGAAATAGCGGCGCGGCTGCACAATTGCGCCTTCTTTGGGGGCTTGTTAGGGTGCCGGCGAACCGGCGAACGGCACCCCGCGGGGTGCACGCGCCTTGCCCGAATCGAGCCTGCGAAAGAGTTCACCCCATGGCCAAATCGACCGCGACGCTTACCGACAACGAAACCGGCAAGACCTATGAGATGCCGATCATCCACGGCACCATGGGGCCGCGCCTGGTCGATGTCCGCAAGTTCTACGGCGATTCGGGGATGTTCACCTACGACCCCGGCTTCACCTCGACCGGTTCGTGCGGCTCGAAGATCACCTATATCGACGGCGACGAAGGCCTCCTCCTCCATCGCGGCTACAACATCTCGGAGCTTGCCGAGCAGAGCGACTTCATGGAAGTCGCCTACCTGCTGATGAAGGGCGACCTGCCGAATAAGGCGCAGAAGGACAAGTTCGTAAAGGACATCACGAACCACACGATGGTTCACGAGCAGCTCAGCCAGTTCTATCGCGGCTTCCGTCGCGACGCCCATCCGATGGCGATCTGCTGCGGCGTCGTCGGCGCCCTCTCAGCCTTCTATCACGACTCGCTCGACATCCATGACCCGCACCAGCGCATGGTCGCGTCGTACCGCCTGGTCGCCAAGATGCCGACCATCGCGGCGATGGCCTACAAGTATTCGGTCGGCCAGCCGTTCGTCTATCCGCGCAACGATCTGTCCTACGCCGCCAACTTCCTGCGCATGATGTTCTCGGTTCCAGCCGAGGAGTACGAGGTGAACCCGATCGTCGAGAAGGCGATGGACCGCATCCTCATGCTCCACGCCGATCACGAGCAGAACGCCTCGACTTCGACCGTCCGCCTCGCTGGCTCGTCCGGCGCCAACCCGTTCGCCTGCATCGCGGCGGGCATCGCCTCGCTGTGGGGCCCGAGCCATGGTGGCGCCAACGAGGCCGTCATCAACATGCTGCACGAGATCGGCGGCAAGCAGAACATTCCGGGCTTCCTGTCGCGCGTGAAGGACAAGGCCGACCACACCCGCCTGATGGGCTTCGGCCATCGCGTCTACAAGAACTACGATCCGCGCGCCAAGGTCATGCGCCAGACCTGCCACGAAGTACTGACCTCGCTCGGCATCACCCACGACCCGCTGCTCGAGCTGGCCATGGAAATGGAGCAGATTGCGCTCAAGGACGACTACTTCGTCTCGAAGAAGCTCTATCCGAACGTCGACTTCTACTCGGGCATCATTTTCCGCGCGATCGGCATCCCGACCTCCATGTTCACCGTTCTCTTCGCGGTGGCGCGCACGGTCGGCTGGATTTCGCAGTGGAACGAGATGATCGAGGACCCGGACCAGAAGATCGGCCGTCCCCGGCAGCTCTATAACGGACAGACCGAACGCCCCTACAAGCCGCTTCACATGCGGGGCTAGTTCGCTCTCCGGGAGGGAAGCGACATGGTGAAATCATCGTTTGGGCCGCACCGGGGGGAAACATCCTGGGCGGCCGTCCAGACACCGAGGACCAGGCAGCGCGTCGTGCGGCTCGGTCCGCCGGCCAATGACAATTTCCGCGCCAACGGCGCCCGGACGTGGCTGTTCGTCGCCATCGCCGGAGTCACCGGCGCGGTGCTGACAATGATCGTCTCCAACTGGCGGTTTTTCTAGGCCCCGATCGCCTCAACGAATTAAGGCCCGCGATGCGGGCCTTTTTTCATTGGATGAAAGCAGCTTGAGCTTCGAGTGGCTTTTTCTTCCTTCGACGCTCCCGGACATTGCCCCGAGGGCAATATCCTGCCGCTTCCCAAGGCTGAGCGAAGCTCAGCCTTTACGCTCGATCAGCTCGATCTTGTAGCCGTCGGGGTCTTCCACGAAGGCGATCACGGTCGTACCGAACTTCACCGGGCCCGCCGGGCGCGTGACCTTGCCGCCGGCCTTGGTGACTTCCTCGCAGAGCTTGTACGCGTCGGGTACGCCGACCGCGAGATGGCCGAAGCCGGTGCCCAGCTCGTAGGGCTTTTCCTGATCCCAGTTGTGGGTGAGCTCGACGACGCAATGCTCGGGTTCCTCGCCGTAGCCCACGAAAGCCAGGCTGTACTTGCCGTCCGGCACGTCGCGCTTGCGCAGCAGCTTCATGCCCATCGGCCCGGTGTAGAAGGCCAGCGACTTGTCGAGATCCCGAACGCGGATCATCGTGTGCAGCATGCGATAGTTGGCGGCCTGGGTATCGGGCATCTTCCCCCTCCCTGTTCGTCTACGGTCTAGCGATCGCGGATCATCGCGGCGAAGGTCGCTTCGGCGGCAACCTTGCCCTCGACCATCGCCTTGCCGGAGAATTTCCAGACATTGGCGCGGCTCTGCATCTTCTGGACGTGCAGCTCGAGGCGGTCGCCCGGCACGACCGGGCGGCGGAAGCGCACCCCGTCGATCGACATGAAGTAGACCAGCTTGCCCTCGGAATCGGAACCGAAAGTCGAGACCACGAGAACGCAGGCCGTCTGGGCCATCGCCTCGACGACCAGAACGCCCGGCATGACCGGTTCGGAGGGGAAATGCCCCTGAAAGAAAGGCTCGTTGATGCTGACGTTCTTGATGCCCACCGCGCTCTGGTCGAGCTTCATGTCGACCACCCTGTCGACCATCAGCATCGGGTAGCGATGCGGGATCATCTGCAGGATCCGCTTTATGTCGACGGATGTCGCCGTGACAGCGCCGGCATTCTCGGTGTGGGCGTTCATGACCGTGGCCTCTTCCCGCTCAGAAGCGCGTGCCGAAGCTGAACCGCACGGCCTGCTGCTTGTCCCACGACTCGTATTGGATCGGGACCGCGTAGTCGATGCGGATGGGGCCGAACGGCGAAACCCACTGGACGCCGACACCGGTAGAAACGCGCATCAATTGGCTGGTCAGAACCGAGGTCGCGCCATAGCTCTGCGCCTGGACGCCCCACAGCGAGCCAATGTCCACG
Proteins encoded in this window:
- a CDS encoding molybdopterin molybdotransferase MoeA yields the protein MLSVRDAHARVIAAFEALPSETVSVADAAGRVLAVPPRARLTQPPADLSAMDGYAVRAADVSAVPAVLTLVGQAPAGGSYDHALQPGETVRIFTGGPLPMGADSIVIQEDTKADGPRITILEAPSVGRHIRKAGLDFSAGDSPLEAGRTLTTRDVALAAAMNHPWLSVHRKPRVAILSTGDELVMPGEPVGRNQIVSSSGIAVAALVRGWGGEPTLFDIARDDAKLIERCIEAGAQHDLLITLGGASVGDHDLVQDALKAQGFDMDFWKIAMRPGKPLMFAARDRARVLGLPGNPVSTMVCALLFLKPALERMLGQSGDLARTVPARLAVDVKQNDQREDYVRSRLARSGDGSLTVDPHPVQDSSMLSVLAACDGLMIRPAHDPARKAGDTVQVVDLQSLSGGY
- a CDS encoding DMT family transporter — protein: MSTHVWIWLLSLSVLWGGSFFFAKVALAELQPLTVVFCRVALAALALNVVLVMAGRPLFRRGTPWRSFAAMGTLNNLLPFGLIFWGQTQIASGLASILNATTPLFSLLVGHFIAREERIGGLKFGALLLGLGGVAVLMGPRAIIAAPDIAGQLACLGAALSYAFAGVFGRRFSRLGVAPLDAAAGQVTASAMLILPIMLTVDRPWELTALPSFSTWSALLGLALLSTALAYVLYFRILAVAGPTNLLLVTFLIPVTAIGLGALVLGERLQPQQFAGMLLIGLALVLLDGRLPRFLRLAK
- the gltA gene encoding citrate synthase, whose amino-acid sequence is MAKSTATLTDNETGKTYEMPIIHGTMGPRLVDVRKFYGDSGMFTYDPGFTSTGSCGSKITYIDGDEGLLLHRGYNISELAEQSDFMEVAYLLMKGDLPNKAQKDKFVKDITNHTMVHEQLSQFYRGFRRDAHPMAICCGVVGALSAFYHDSLDIHDPHQRMVASYRLVAKMPTIAAMAYKYSVGQPFVYPRNDLSYAANFLRMMFSVPAEEYEVNPIVEKAMDRILMLHADHEQNASTSTVRLAGSSGANPFACIAAGIASLWGPSHGGANEAVINMLHEIGGKQNIPGFLSRVKDKADHTRLMGFGHRVYKNYDPRAKVMRQTCHEVLTSLGITHDPLLELAMEMEQIALKDDYFVSKKLYPNVDFYSGIIFRAIGIPTSMFTVLFAVARTVGWISQWNEMIEDPDQKIGRPRQLYNGQTERPYKPLHMRG
- a CDS encoding ComEC/Rec2 family competence protein — encoded protein: MSNPRVWILEQLDAERGRWMLWLPVALGLGIAVYFELPSEPALWLGPALAAVATALAVLSPAGSLARALAIGAVAASTGLGLVAWRTASLAAPTLSRPLFSLNVEGRVSDIQRLPDGVRVVLEAVRLRGNGVPPPEMMPAKVRVTLNRGAPPLTIGDRLLVLANLSPPAGPASPGAFDFQRVAWYQQLGAVGYALAPATVIERGKPDGFVRTLDALRTDLAARILKVLPGPAGGVVASLLVGEQTAVDKDVAQAMRDSGLAHILSISGLHIVFVVGLVMGIVRYGIALAPALALRIDAKKVAAVLALMAALFYTALAGAPVPAQRACAMAAFALLAILLDRTALSLRLVAWSAVIVLLIAPESLTGASFQMSFAAVVALIAGWESAAPLRRRLHERAELSHHRWAWRIGAAIAASLLTTLIASVATGAFAAYHFNRLSLLGVVANLLGVPLTGFWIMPWGLLAMLLMPFGLEAFALVPMGWGVDALNAIAFHVAAWPESAVLVPSLPGASLWLLTAGGLWLCLWQRRWRYAGLPVVVIGLMLGPPPAPDLLMSEDGRVLGLRDEKGVVHVASARTDRFVSDSWARRQGQEGAKRWTVSADEQASGLGCNTGLCRWRKGPWRIAMVSDERRLAEACGSADIVLATVDAQARCRGPRLVIDRRDAWKEGAHALWLDDLTVRRETSNGRRGDRPWVPNSSMRQGAVKAPGA
- the lexA gene encoding transcriptional repressor LexA, translated to MLTRKQNELLLFINKRLNDDGVSPSFDEMKEALRLKSKSGIHRLITGLEERGFLRRLPHRARALQVVKLPESAALPAPNVTPLLADARRAGFSETREGFVPQIVRADRVPLAGAIQAANEAQALSLPLYGRIAAGTPIEALRDNSTTVDVPVSLLGSGAHYCLEVQGDSMIDAGIQNGDIAIIKSSDTAETGEIVVALIDDTEATLKRLRKKGASVALEPANAAYETRIFGPDRVKIQGRLAGLYRRYH
- the gloA gene encoding lactoylglutathione lyase is translated as MPDTQAANYRMLHTMIRVRDLDKSLAFYTGPMGMKLLRKRDVPDGKYSLAFVGYGEEPEHCVVELTHNWDQEKPYELGTGFGHLAVGVPDAYKLCEEVTKAGGKVTRPAGPVKFGTTVIAFVEDPDGYKIELIERKG
- a CDS encoding glutamine--tRNA ligase/YqeY domain fusion protein, translated to MDDKKPMPEATGNEEARDFIRDLVQSDLARGQVQSIVTRFPPEPNGYLHLGHAKSICLNFGIATEYGGRCHLRFDDTNPVKEEQEYIDGIKRDVRWLGFDWGEHLHHASDYFQTLYDWAEHLIRSGLAYVDDTPPDEMRAMRGTLTEPGRASPDRDRSVEANLALFRDMRAGKFPNGACVLRAKIDLASGNINMRDPVLYRILHTSHPRTGTEWCIYPTYDFAHGQSDALEHVTHSLCTLEFADHRPLYDWFLDHLPVPARPRQTEFARLNIGYTVLSKRHLTDLVRRGIVNGWDDPRMPTLAGLRRRGVPPKAIRDFVRRIGMSKANSVVDLAMFDHAIRDHLNQVAYRRMAVLRPLKLVIENFPEDHVEELEAVNHPGDPAAGTRTLRFGREIFVERDDFMENPSNKFFRLAVGREVRLRYAYLVTCREVVKDADGNVVELRCTYDPASRGGNAPDGRKVKATLHWVSARDALPAEVRLYSTLFNRPDPGAGGDLDADLNPGSLEVLSGALLEPSLAETPEGEAVQFERLGYFCPDMASQSKALVFNRTIDLRDTWAKVQVQS
- the gltX gene encoding glutamate--tRNA ligase; this encodes MTVVTRFAPSPTGYLHIGGARTALFNWLFARHHGGKYLLRIEDTDRARSTEPAIAAILDGLSWLGLPWDGEVTYQFSRAARHAEVALEMLTKGHAYHCYASPQELDEMRAAQKAAGKPMRYDGRWRDRDPKEAPAGVKPVVRLKAPQTGQTVIKDAVQGEVTVENAQLDDMIMLRADGTPTYMLAVVVDDHDMGVTHVIRGDDHLNNAFRQLQIIRAMGWPEPVYAHIPLIHGPDGAKLSKRHGALGVDAYRDMGFLPAALRNYLLRLGWGHGDDEIISTAQAIEWFDLDGVGRSASRFDMAKLTNLNAHYLRETPDAELLPLVLPRIEEKLGGKVDDAGRERILRGLNGVKPRARTLVELADSLAFYARTGAPPISDDKALGVLTPDARTVMAKLAPALEPQASDWSEKAIEEAVRKFAEENGLKLGQVAQPLRVALTGSTTSPGIFEVLAALGPAESKVRLLAAAA
- the moaC gene encoding cyclic pyranopterin monophosphate synthase MoaC, which encodes MKRKATLTHFDEGGNARMVDVGDKEITERVAVACASVTMQAATLKLIRDKKAKKGDVLAVAQLAGIMAAKKTPDLIPLCHPLSLSSVDVKLSLDPKRKAVDIEATCRLKGRTGVEMEALTAASVAALTVYDMCKAVDRGMVISEVKLLHKSGGKSGTWEAR